In the Corythoichthys intestinalis isolate RoL2023-P3 chromosome 18, ASM3026506v1, whole genome shotgun sequence genome, acaaaaatatgagctgtcccgagccgattgcttagtctcactctccctccctccttccCCGCttgttgttggtcaggcagtgggaGCACTGGAGTtaattattaaagttaacaatgattgacagatgttgatgttgccagagaacCAAGCTTCAAAGtgccacatgtgtcaatcatctattaactagttaaacagttgctgtggccactccttgtgtgtaagtgagcagctttggatttgagtggactcactcaatgaagcatttgataaagccaagcatttttctgctttatttctgattaaaaataatttgtcgggacagtaacatgttcaaaacttatcattacattttaagtgcttaaaaacaatttattgaaatatacatatatatacgcatacgttttttaaaattattattattattatactttgaggaaaaaagtggaaaaaaaaaaatgtttccaatgctaaatctgaataaatacattgaacacacacacaaaaaatgggggtatggggcgctacttcgcggtttttcacttatcgcgaagtgttctggtccccattaaccgcgaaaaacgagggaccaTTGTCTATCTTATGtggaaatgtttgtttttgtattgCACCCGATGCTGCTAGCAGTCACCTGCTGGTGCTGGTCAACCTAGCCGAGCTAGCGAGCCTCCGTGCGAGCGGCAGCCGACAAGAGGTCCGAGAAAGAAGAGGAACAAGGCTCATTTGCGTCGCGTGGACCAGGTGGCACAAGGGAGTCATTGCAGCGGGGCTTCcctaaaacaaaaacgtaaactTGGCGTCAACTCAGCTCCATGCGGGCCTTTTCAGCCCGGAACAGTCGCTAAATTGCCAAGCTAGCCACTGACTGGAAGGGAGGGCGCGAATGATAAATAGACACGACGCGCTAGCTAGACGGCGTGCCTATTGCGACGTTTATCTAGTAGGGGCGACGCGTCGTCACGCTCCACTGGCTTTCAAACAGTATATCAACAAAAACGAAAACTTTTCATGCATATTGGTGCTGCGTACAATTGGAGGAAATGTACATAGAACCACAGCATGGGAGCTgtgaattttattattattaatactgTTTTAAATATATCTGTGATTTTCTTTCGTATGTTCTAAATTAAAAGCTTAGCATGCTTTAAGGCATTGGAAATAAAGATCTCGGTTGAGAATGAGCAGATTTTGACTAGTTTATACTGTGTAAGCCTTGATGTAACTGAGAatcttgcccctaccaacatggccgctgcTCAGCACGACTTTTGTGCGGCGCGGCCAGATGGAAACGTGCTTGTGCGTCCTTACGTCACCAGGCGACGAAAGATGATCGCTTAGGACGCTTGTGCGTCAAGTGCGTACCGTAGTAAGTAGTAGTGTTTACATATTTGCTAAAACGTACTTGTAAATCGGACCTAAACATACCGTCACAAGTTCACAACCATAAATTCTAATAATTTTTCAATTAATACAAGAAAAAAGTGACACTCTAGCTTGTTTTTCGCAAGTTAATCATTTTTTCgtcaattattctttttttttttatatatcgaGGTTTAAAATAGCTCGtactgctgctttttttttaatatttttttttatttttctacctCTAGATGTCGGCATAGGGTtatatgtgtgattttgatgtTCCGGACTGATTAATGACGAATCATTTTTTTAAGTTCACATGAATGACTATATTTTTCATACTCTTACTCATACGTCAGTGCAATGAGAGTGacgtcctcccagtcaaaatggattggacgtctatcagcgTTTAAACGTGATCGTTCACTGTCAGTCTGCCAGAcaatggtgttaccaggatggcaggtgtgggcaaaaaaaaaaaaaaagttaaaatgctcacgtaggtcgaaatccagtgtagggctactgcaccttaaaacatgttttgttttctccttgagataactgttgttgtgatttggtccaaacaaataaaagttgagttgattttatttgacttagaactcatccataactgaacagtatggacatgcaggtgacaatgttttttttaggtaatcTATATGGTTccacggttttattattattattattatagttattatttgttccgcagcccctttgagctaaatctgacccccttagaatgcttaaaaatgcaccaaaatcggcaggcaggtcaagacaggtgcaatctttcataccttgtaaagacaaattccaaatacactatgtagcgccccctagcagtcattctttgtcccgccgacgctttgagccctactttgaccccctcagattgcttcaaaactcaccaaactcaacagccaggtgaacactggtgaaaactttgataaaatgtagagggaaaaaaatatgcgtaaatgtgtgtagcgccccctaggaacaaaaccaacatttcatttttttttttttttaaggtgaaagaggtgataacaacgcaaaggttaaaacttagaacacatcagtactatatgaatgggataccatacgctgtgcccagactgccgttagtactacatccagttttctttgggtgggcagagtgtgtgcgtgggtgggcactgcccctcTGGTATCGCCCCTGCTGCCAGACATTCACAGTTAAGACACACTGGTAGTCTCacgccttcaatggcagccaatgagaacCGCAAACTTTGGTTGCTACGGGACACGTAGTCTGCAAGGATGGAGCACGCTGTCGGCATGACGACGGCCCAAGGCACAGTCCCACCAGACTTCTGGTGCACATGGTAAACACTTCCGTAAGATGAAAGTACACACATTGAACTACTTCCATTTGTTTTAAATGCCATTTAATAAGAAATTTCACTGCAAACACTCCGTTAACTTTATGACCTAATTTCCATTGACAGATTGGAAGAAAATTACCATCATATTTCCAGTATGAAAATGAAGCAAACTAATATTGAGTTTGACTGAAGTACAAGATGAACTTTCAAGACAAAAAAATGAGTCATGACAACCTTCATATTTTCCGTGTGCTTGTGTTACGTTGTAAAATGTgatgagttgttttttttgctgacCAACAAATATCATTGAGATAAGCTCCCTGGCAGGggttaataataatgatgataatgatgatgataataacGCAAAGTGTAGTGTTTTTCACGAGCTGCGGGCAGAGAGGTTACAAAAACGTGTGATAACCTACGCTGTTTTTCTCTATCAGCTGTTGGACTTTGTAGCCGGGTCATCATCACCGAACGTCTTCACTTGCAATAAATGCCCgtatcaactcattggctgctattaatggcgatagacgtccaatccgcttTGACCGGGAAGGGTGGCAGCAATGGACTGGATGTTTATCACCTTTAATGGATGTTGTTCATATtcattttcttccttttttaagCATACTTTGCGAATACTTTACAATACAGATACATGAACTCGCAAGACTTAAAGATGTCCTGAAGATTTCTAAAGAAAAATGAATGCATCTTTTGGTTTTAAATAGTGACAATAAAGTCAGCGTGGCATGGTCCGTGTACCTTTTGgccattcatttttccatttaaacCAACACcatgtaacttttcaacctttataaaatattttcataacatttgtgacagtATGtttactgacaactagttgaataagacttattttatattttgagggggtctgtatcgttttcaccggcactaattaactttgagaagGGTGGCAGGAACACTGCCacgtacacacacaaaaacaaaaactacaaatgtgctgactgctttacgacaTACATCATTTTCCCCTTTCCCTGCTTTACGACATACATCATTTTCCCCTTTCCCTAATCATTATACAACGGAAGTCGACGCGAACGCTTTCGTGCGAATTctgtaaagatggcagagcaacaagagacaataagttttgtctgaggagaaaaaaaggcaggctaccaggatatacagaataaacattggccctgcTTTCACTCACTGGCGTGACGCCCCCCCAACCGAACTCGTCAGGGCTGACGATTTCGAGTGGGGTGGGGGGATTACCCACATTAAAgcaacacggttgctaaccgtcatatgctattgtttagccacaactggtttaccttattattattcattaaaagtaattcggtgggacagtaacatgttttaaacttatcataattattacatttgaagcgcttaaaaaccatttaataAGATGTATATACTCTAtatacaaaaaatttaaaattttttcaaagtatactttgggggaaaaaagtgattttttttcttatctttccaatgctaaatctgaataaatacattgaacacacatttttttttttttttgtggggctcTACTttacggtttttcacttatcgcagtgggttctggtcctcattaactgcgaaaaacaagggatcactgtatatacttttatttttaattatactcagggaaaaatgtgaaaaaaacatgctaatgctaaatctgaataaaatgcagtggtatgaaaaagtatctgaaccttttggaatttctcacatttctgcataaaatcaccatcaaatgtgatttgagcttgtcaaaatcacactgatgaaaaaaacagtctctgctttaactaaaaccacccggacatttataggttttattttactattttaatgatagtgtgcaaacaatgacagaatggggaaaaataagtcagtaaACCATCCCAATgagtattttgtgccccccccccggcagcaataacttcaaccagacacttcctgtagcatcagatcagtctggcacatcaatcaggaataatcttggcctattctcaacaaaactgctgtagttcagtcagattcctgggatttctggcatgaatcgctgtctttagtgttgactttgacttgggcactctagaatgtgtattttgttcttctgaaaccattctaaagttgatttacatctgtgttttggatcattgtcttgttgcagcatccatcctctttttagcttcaattgtctgacaAATGGCCTCAGTTTTTCctgtaaaacatcctgataaacgtttgaattcattctttcattaatgattgcatgtTATCCAGgccttgaggcagcaaaacagccccaaatcatgatgccccctccaccatgcttcacggtggggatgaggtgttgatttttCCTCGATACATGACGTTGTTtgttactcctaaacaatttggtttcatcagtccacaaaatattttgccaaaacttctgtggagtgtccaagtgcctttttgcgaacaaacgagcaacatttttttttttttagacagcagtggtttcCTCCGTGAAGTCCTCGTATGAcgtatgaacaccattcttggccgtaGTTTGCTGGACtgtccagtgatttctgtaagtctttagcagacactctagggttctttttattttatctctctgagtattctgcgctgaactcttggcatcatctttggtggacggccactccatgagagagaagcaacagtgccaaactctctccatttgtagacaacttctttgactgtcgattgatgaacatacagacttttagagaggattttgtatcctttcccagctttatacaaatcaacaatctttgatcgcaggtcttcagacagctcttttgaccgagccatgatgcacatcaggcaatgcttctcatcaagacaatttttaccaggtgtgtgttttatggtgggccgggcagctttaaaccactcatcagtgaatgggcacacacctgaattCAAATTTTtgctaaaaattggtttcaattgctctttaactcTCCTGATGCAGAgggctcacttacttatttttcccccttctgtcattgtttgcatgctatcgtcattaaaatatgaaaacctatagatatttgggtggttttagttaaagcagacagtttttacttctgtgtgattttgacaaagatcacatttaatggcgattttattaagaaatgtgagaaattccaaaaggttcagatactttttcataccactgtacattgacacaaaaaaaaaaaaaaaaaaaaaaaaaatcgggggaggggggtgcgctacttcgcggtttttcactcaccgcgacaggttctggtccctattaactgcggaaaacgagggatcactttaTAAGTATCTTGTTATAAGAATAAAAGATTTCTAAAAACATTATTTACAATTATacatttacatctgtaacgctgcaatgcatgctaggatgcATGTTGGACGATaagagtgttgacagcaggtggcagcagaggttgattgtctcccctaagggagcagtgatggccaaatgaagcttcttgaagcaatgaagctttgcagtaaattggttcaaatctgataattttatagccattttaagttttgggtCAGGGTTTTAggttaaaataattatttgggattttattagggaacgacaatttttttttttttttttttaatgtcgctgctcatgaagactcatatatgcctaagagagatgtctattttggttttagctcgctagcggctttggtttggaaaatatttgaattttaagtttttgaaaatagtcccccttggtgtaaatattccataatacagtgaggacagctgcaacttatagtccagtgtggtttatctatgaacagttttctcgtcaaatttggtgggaggcggcgccttatagtccgaaaattacggtagctgTCCACTGTTGTGACCATGTCCCTCAAACGGTGAAGGATACCATATGTGTCATCATATTCATACTTTTTATTTGGGCAAAGATCGACAACATATTTTATTGAACAACTTTTATTGAAATGTATGATACAAGTCAAGCACAATATTGACAAAAACATTTCATCTCCACCTCATtccatttaaagaaaaaaacaagtattttgaaaaataaacatctccaCTCTCTCACACACTATTTAGTGgcactgacattaaaaaacgtCACAGCTATGGTTCTATGAAACGTGCTCGCACAATAAGTTACATTTCTTTAGTCATTCATATTATTATAatcataattaaaatatatcacACTGTCAAAATGAAGTCTGCGCTGACCCCACCCAGCCACAGTGAAACTGTGAGCGAGCAGCCTACAGCCATCGCACATCATCTTCAGTTTCAGTCTATCTCTAAGCAAAtattacacacatacacacacgcacacacacaaggaagaagcaaatgtaaatgtaaaatgAGAAGCAGGCGCTTCAGCACAGTTGTTAGAACAGTTTCGGTGAAACATGACACCCTCACAAACGAACACACAGACGTGGGAAAGACAGAATGAACAATAAAGTAAAGCAGGAAGATTTTAACTTCATGTCGGAGTCTTTGTGAGGACACCCTAATGCggtctcacacacatacacaaaagtGAATCAACGTTAAGGAAGAAATAAatctaaaacacatttaaacaccGTTTTGGTGTAACACAACTCCAAAACACACACTCGTTTACACATACAGACGGCAAAAATAATTGTACATACAAAGCGGATAAAGTCATATTGGTGGTACTTAATTTTCTATTTCTTGAAATGCATGCCACAACAAATAGATTTTATACAAATATAATACAAGTTGAGAGCAGAATTGGTTTTTGAATTTGTCTTTTGTTCAGAAGGACCTATTTAGATCTTATCGTTTTATGTAAGTTCCAACTTTTCAAGGTTAAAACAACTTCAGGCCACACCTTTGTTAGGACGACACATTTACACGTAGTCCTTGCGGTCATATCCGGTGTTGTTACTGCGTGGTGCCGAGTATGCCATCCTGGGCGGTTTGTAACGTTGCTCTTTAGGCGGGCAGCTGCTGCACAAGATGGCACCACCGATCAgcagcagggcggatgccccccAGCCGATGTAAAGCGAGGCACCCAGCTCGCGCCGCTGAGGGTTGGTCAGGATGGGATTGTAGAAGTTGCGCACCACCACGTGGGCGGTCCAGCAGGCCGGAATGAGTACCAGCAAGCCAGCTAAAATGAAGAGGATGCCAGAAGCAATCATCACCCGGGCCTTGGCACCTTCTTCGTCGATGCAGTTGGTACACTTGGCGCCCGTCACCGACACTAGTACTCCAAGGACACCTAGGATAATAGCCACGATCATCATGGCGCGCGCCGCCTGCAGGTCCTGAGGCAGTGCCAGCATAGAGTCGTACACCTTGCACTGCATCTGTCCAGTGCTCTGTGTCACGCAGTTCATCCACAGGCCCTCCCAGATGGTCTGTGCCGTGATGATATTCGCGCCCACAAATGCTGTCACCTTCCACATGGGCAGCGCGCACATCACGATGGACATCAGGAAGCCTAGCACCCCCAGGCATATGCCCACCAGCTCCGTGCCCATCGACATGGCCGAGACTCACCAAGGGGCCTCCTTTGTCCCGGAAAGATGCGAGGAGCGCAGGAGGCAGAAGGCGAATGATGAGTTGCTAAAGGTTGGCGTTGTGAGGCGGCGCCGCGGAAACGCACACACTTTATACAGAAGGTGAGCCAGGGCGACGCCCTTGTCTCagcaccaaacacaaaacacacacctgcaCTTGTGCacacggtgggggagggttgccttgtgtgtgttgggggtggTTCAGAAGATGTATCAGTCTAGACAACAAACACTTGGTTGAGAGGGAACTGGAAAGGGAATAAAGAAATGATCAGAAATCAACACAACTGTTCATATTCATTCCCTTTTTCAACAGCAAGATCATTCCAGAAACTTCCCTTTCGGCAGTTCGTATACACTCAATGGGGTCTTTTGTTGCATCCGTGTTGGGAAAACAATCCCAAAGGGACAAACCGGAATAACGACTCCCAGTGTAAACAGGAGCCTGGTTGCAATACACGCACGACTGCACTGTGATGGGTCGCCTACACTGCGACACCTTCCGCACACACGACGCTGCACAACCATGTAGATTGGTCTCGTTTCTGTATGGACGCCAACAGATATGACTTGCTAATCATCATGCGGTATCAAGGCCAGGTGAAAGAGCGAATCTTTCATTCGATGTTGACATTTGATGCATTTGAATATTTAAAGCAGGACAaagttttttcttcattttcatgtTAAACACGAGGAAGTCCATTCACACCATGTCGAAACAAACAATGTTTATTCAACTAGAAATGCAAGCATCCGAGAATTGACATTAATACAATTTCACTTCCGTAAATAAAATGTCATGTATTGTCGAACTATAAAAAGGGTTTTACATGAGTACTTTGTGACATTAGCACAAAATAAATTAGAATCACTTGATGAGATAGAAAAACTATAAAAGATACAATGTTTGTACAATAAACTCAGTGGACTTTGATGAGGTCAAACGGATAATTCTTAATGACGTACATCAAAAAAATATCAAGAATTCAGGATAAATGAAAaggtcacagaataaaaatgatAGTTGATACATATGGTATACAAATACATGAACACAAAGAACATGAGAATAAACAAAGTCCAGATCtttttccaaacaaaacaatgattgTGAGACAGAAATCAttaaactatttttttcaattcgGAATGCTCTGACTCATTTTGTTGGTCAGAATACACACCCTGGTTTCCATGCCAACATGAAGCTAGGTGACCGCTAACGGCAagttgcatgtccactgtgaccaCGGAAACCAGAGGAGTTACAAATGTTCTTATCACTCAAATAAATATACTAAGACCTCCAGATTGGTCCAGAACATCACATGGGTCCTTTAGCTTGCTAGTTTTGACCGGTTCTTCTTGCTTCTCTTCAAGCAATAGCTTTAAGAACAGAGGTCCCAAGTCAAAGGCAAAATGAGTATCCATCCAGACAAGAACGAGTGACGAACAACGAGTCCAAGTGATCTCCTTACAGTCACACATAGTCCTTCCTGTTGTAGGAATTCTGAGCGACAGACCTGGCCGGCCCGGCTGAGTAAGCCACTCGGCTGAGGGGGCGCATTCCGTACCTACCATCTCTCTCTTCACGAGGGGGGCAGCTGCAGCACAGGATGGCACCCCCGACGAGTAGCAGCGAGGCAGCGGCCCAGCCCAGGTAGAGTGCAGCTCCGATTTCCATCTTTTGTCCCGACAGGACGATGGGACTGTAGAACTCCACCACGATAGTGTTGGCTGACCAAGACACAGGCACCAGCTGGGTTAGCGCCGCCGTGATGAAGATGGCGCCTGATGTGATGGTCACCTTggctttgacaccctcatcttcAATGCAGTTGGTGCATTTGGCACCTACCAAGGAGATTAGCAAGGCCAGAACCCCCAGGATGATGGAGACCACGGTCAGGGCGCGGGCCGCCTGCAGGTCCTGGGGGAGTGCCAGCATGGAGTCGTAGACCTTGCACTGCATCTGGCCCGTGCTCTGGAACACGCAGCTCATCCACAGACCTTCCCAGTAGACCTGCGCTGTCACGATGTTGGCTCCGATAAAGGCAGATACCCGCCACATGGGCAGCGCGCAGCTCACCACGCTCAGGACCCAACCCAATACGGCCACCGTCACGCCCACAAGCTCCAGGCCAAAAGATGACATGGTGACACTTTATCTTCAGTTCCTTGGTTTTCTCAAAGACCCTCCTTGGTTTGACTATCTGGTTCCGTCGTCTGCACGACTTGTTCCGATCCCACTTGTTCTCCTTGGGCCGCTCCTGGTCAAGTTGTTTGTCACGTTTACACCTCCACTTGTTCTCTGCTCCGCGTCTACTCTGATGCGGATTTCTTATCTGGATGTGCTTTTATTGCTCAGGCGTCCAACCCTTTCTGGAGATGACAAGAGCGGACCAATGAGGTGACTGCAGTCCCGGTTTACCACCTGGGTGTGAGGCTTCTGCCAGTTTTCAAATAAAAGAACTGCTTTATGGTTGAACCTTTCACCTGGTAGCGGCGGGCATGTGCTTTTATTGCTGTCACTAGGTAATGATCATCCAACGTCCAGCTTGGGTATCGATGGCTGACCACGCGGAAACAACACGCTCACACTTACTACATGTGGACTGTCAAATATGGTTGTAGCTTTGTCAGGTCGAAGGTGTTCACTTTAATTACGATTTTAAAGAACTGGAACTTCAGAGTTGAACTGAGATGTATTGAAGTGTTATTTATTCACACAGATAAGCAGTGAGATTATTATTTAATCTCACtagttttctttctttattaAAGCAGAAATTCAAaacttttgacattaggcttaatctttgagttagcgggggtttattagtcggtggagttgatttcaacaaattccgtgtagtttgtttgttattaattaatttcaggactccggagtggctaagctagcgctagTCGATGGTCCCATCctggcatgccaataaaaaaacgatattaacagatctaacatagtcaaataaattcaaaatgcagatcgttgttcaaaatacctatgctccataggcggagtttgacttttgtggcagcgggggcaaaacatgttgatgaccctgaaacgcggtgtcagtaataaaattaacttacaacatATATGCTCAGTTAGTAGTTTAGCCCATGCTTGTAAATACAGGCATTCCAGTTAAGTGTGCGTGGGTTATTCTGTGAAGTAGATGCCGATTATTAGGTTCCGCGGAGATATCCAAGTATTTCCAGTCACTCACACCCTTGAATATGGTACCCCGGTTGTAGCCCTGTTGtataattagcgtctttagtggacaAACAAACTCcgttcaccattttggcggtgctctccggcGTGTCattgtccacatcttcaatccttgggtTTCGCTcaatagttgttgtcgcttttgaaagcttaggttaggaaaaaaacaatgtatcttttttcttctgtcctcaggtggttttaagtatgtaaagcaaatgaccgtctctaagaagctagtcacatgatctgttcgaaaattaattttgaccccttataaaactatatattttttgttcatttcattcatttttgttttctgttttattgctttacaacatttatagacaacattttacctgcAAACTCTTCATTTTAAATTTATGTATTGGAAAGTCACCACTCCGAtcgtaccagttgcgacctcaaagcgttccaagcggttttttttttttttttggccaaaggcatgttgacctccagcaaatctGCCTTCTCGTACGCGATCAgatagtggaggaaaaatgacggcTAAGGGAAATAGACCACACTGT is a window encoding:
- the LOC130906662 gene encoding claudin-4-like, which encodes MSSFGLELVGVTVAVLGWVLSVVSCALPMWRVSAFIGANIVTAQVYWEGLWMSCVFQSTGQMQCKVYDSMLALPQDLQAARALTVVSIILGVLALLISLVGAKCTNCIEDEGVKAKVTITSGAIFITAALTQLVPVSWSANTIVVEFYSPIVLSGQKMELFSAMSMGTELVGICLGVLGFLMSIVMCALPMWKVTAFVGANIITAQTIWEGLWMNCVTQSTGQMQCKVYDSMLALPQDLQAARAMMIVAIILGVLGVLVSVTGAKCTNCIDEEGAKARVMIASGILFILAGLLVLIPACWTAHVVVRNFYNPILTNPQRRELGASLYIGWGASALLLIGGAILCSSCPPKEQRYKPPRMAYSAPRSNNTGYDRKDYV